The following coding sequences are from one Neovison vison isolate M4711 chromosome X, ASM_NN_V1, whole genome shotgun sequence window:
- the LOC122897230 gene encoding signal transducer CD24-like, with protein MGRGMVARLGLGLLLLALLLPTQIYSNTTNMTAANNSSQSTSTAPNPANTTTTPTGGALQSTASLFAISFSLLQLYC; from the coding sequence ATGGGCAGAGGGATGGTGGCCAGGCTCGGACTGGGGCTGCTGCTTCTGGCGCTGCTCCTACCCACGCAGATTTATTCAAATACAACAAATATGACAGCTGCAAACAACTCCTCCCAGAGTACCTCGACTGCTCCCAATCCAGCTAATACCACCACCACACCAACTGGCGGTGCTCTGCAGTCAACAGCCAGTCTCTTTGCAATCTCGTTCTCCCTTCTACAGCTCTACTGTTAA